A genomic window from Arthrobacter sp. FW305-BF8 includes:
- a CDS encoding NAD-dependent protein deacetylase has translation MDQRRTGIGLTGFASLPAAPAAASSAGDLEALGGIRDVLAGLPLALLTGAGLSTDSGIPDYRGPDSAPRSPMTYQEFVAEAANRQRYWARNHIGWSHLRRASPNAGHAAVAVLEQRGLLTGLITQNVDRLHEDAGSVNVVDLHGRFDQVICLECRRTYSRQLLAKVLEELNPDFLGHAMESGLVEMAPDADATVEDLRLIRSFVVARCPACGGVLKPDFVYFGENVPKERVERAYAMVDEAQALLVAGSSLSVMSGLRFVRHAAKQGKAVVIINRGQTRGDDLATVKLEAGVSESLAWLADELPALAAPRPD, from the coding sequence ATGGACCAGCGGCGGACCGGCATCGGCCTGACAGGCTTCGCCAGTCTGCCTGCGGCTCCAGCCGCCGCGTCGTCGGCCGGCGACCTCGAAGCATTGGGCGGGATCCGTGACGTACTGGCCGGGCTGCCCCTGGCACTTCTGACGGGGGCAGGGCTCAGTACCGACTCCGGCATACCGGACTACCGCGGACCGGATTCGGCCCCGCGCTCACCCATGACTTACCAGGAGTTTGTGGCTGAGGCGGCCAACCGGCAGCGCTATTGGGCGCGCAACCACATCGGCTGGTCCCACCTGAGGCGAGCCAGCCCCAACGCCGGCCACGCCGCCGTCGCAGTCCTGGAGCAGCGTGGGCTCCTGACCGGACTCATTACCCAGAACGTGGACCGCCTCCACGAGGACGCCGGCAGCGTCAACGTGGTGGACCTTCACGGACGCTTCGACCAGGTGATCTGTCTGGAATGCCGCCGCACGTATTCACGGCAGCTGCTCGCCAAGGTTCTGGAGGAGCTGAATCCGGACTTCCTTGGCCATGCCATGGAATCCGGACTTGTCGAGATGGCTCCCGATGCCGACGCCACAGTGGAGGACCTGCGACTGATCCGGAGCTTTGTGGTTGCCCGCTGTCCTGCGTGCGGCGGCGTCCTGAAGCCGGACTTTGTGTACTTTGGCGAGAACGTCCCCAAGGAGCGCGTGGAGCGCGCATACGCAATGGTGGATGAAGCCCAGGCCCTGCTTGTTGCCGGTTCCTCACTCAGCGTCATGAGCGGGCTGCGGTTTGTCCGTCACGCCGCCAAACAAGGTAAAGCCGTTGTCATCATCAACCGCGGCCAGACGCGCGGGGACGACCTCGCCACGGTCAAGCTGGAAGCCGGAGTAAGCGAGTCCCTTGCCTGGCTGGCAGATGAATTGCCCGCCCTCGCTGCCCCAAGACCCGATTAG
- a CDS encoding peroxiredoxin produces the protein MTGQAAVATVDLAGVPEVGQQAPDFTLVNQFGEPVRLADFRGRNVVVIFYPFAFSGICTGELCEIRDNLAVFEHADAEVLAVSVDSKFALRAYAEQEGYEFSLLADFWPHGAVAGKYGVFDEESGMARRGTFIIDAGGTVRYVVVNPRGQARDLTEYRRVLAELAQG, from the coding sequence GTGACCGGACAGGCCGCCGTCGCAACGGTGGACCTCGCCGGAGTGCCCGAAGTAGGGCAGCAGGCGCCGGACTTCACCCTGGTTAACCAATTTGGTGAGCCCGTCCGGCTCGCCGATTTTCGCGGACGCAACGTGGTGGTTATTTTCTACCCCTTCGCGTTCTCGGGCATCTGCACCGGCGAGCTGTGCGAAATCAGGGACAACCTCGCAGTCTTCGAACATGCCGACGCCGAGGTGCTGGCGGTCTCGGTGGACAGCAAGTTTGCCCTCCGGGCGTACGCCGAGCAGGAAGGCTACGAATTCAGCCTGCTGGCAGACTTCTGGCCGCACGGCGCCGTTGCCGGAAAGTACGGCGTGTTCGATGAGGAAAGCGGAATGGCAAGGCGCGGAACGTTCATCATCGACGCCGGCGGAACGGTCCGGTACGTCGTTGTGAATCCGCGCGGCCAGGCCCGTGACCTCACCGAATACCGCCGGGTCCTGGCAGAGCTGGCCCAGGGCTAG
- a CDS encoding DUF3052 domain-containing protein: MSEADAATSVNVAEKLGFKDGDLIQEFGYDDDVDLDLRDDIEDLTGSELLDEDDHDVVDAVIFWWRDGDGDLVDTLVDSLTTLTEGGVVWVLTPKSGRAGYVSPSDIQDAAPTAGLHCTTSAGVSKDWSATRLVTRKNK, from the coding sequence GTGAGCGAGGCCGACGCCGCCACTTCGGTAAATGTGGCGGAAAAATTGGGTTTCAAGGACGGGGATCTGATTCAGGAGTTCGGTTACGACGACGACGTCGACCTCGACTTGCGTGATGACATAGAGGATCTGACCGGGTCGGAGCTTCTGGATGAGGATGATCACGACGTCGTGGACGCCGTGATCTTCTGGTGGCGGGACGGCGACGGGGACCTCGTGGACACGCTGGTCGACTCGCTCACGACGCTCACCGAGGGTGGCGTGGTGTGGGTCCTCACGCCGAAGTCCGGACGTGCCGGATATGTTTCGCCGTCGGACATCCAGGACGCGGCACCTACCGCAGGGCTGCACTGCACCACGTCCGCGGGCGTTTCCAAGGACTGGAGCGCCACGCGACTGGTGACCAGGAAGAACAAGTGA
- the aceE gene encoding pyruvate dehydrogenase (acetyl-transferring), homodimeric type, whose protein sequence is MAAGEDTSHILSGLTNQLPDRDPEETAEWVESLDALIREQGTERAQYIMRSLLQRAGAQSVGVPMVTTTDYVNTIPVDQEAQFPGNEEYERRYRAYMRWNAAVMVHRAQRPEIGVGGHISTYAGAATLYEVGFNHFFRGKDHPGGGDQVFFQGHASPGMYARAFMEGRLSEEDLDGFRQEKSKEGHALSSYPHPRLMPHFWEFPTVSMGIGPMNAIYQAQSNRYLHNRGLKDTADQQVWAFLGDGEMDEPESRGLLQLAANENLDNLNFVINCNLQRLDGPVRGNGKIMQELEAFFRGAGWNVIKVVWGREWDDLLTRDADGSLVKIMNETPDGDYQTYKAESGGFVREHFFGKTPQTKDLVADLSDDEIWNLKRGGHDYRKVYAAYKAATEFKGKPTVILAKTVKGYGLGPHFEGRNATHQMKKLTLDDLKKFRDHLRIPVTDEQLEKDPYRPPYFHPGTDAPEIKYLLERRAALGGSVPERRSKHADIELPEAKTYEVAKRGSGKQQAATTMAFVRLLKDLMRDKNFGKHIAPIIPDEARTFGMDAFFPTAKIYNPKGQNYLSVDRDLVLAYKESAQGQLIHPGINEAGAVAAFTAAGTAYATHGVPLVPVYVFYSMFGFQRTGDAFWAAADQMTRGFIIGATAGRTTLTGEGLQHADGHSPLLASTNPAVVTYDPAYGYEMGHIVRGGLERMYGHDSTDRNLMYYLTVYNEPIVQPAEPENLDVEGVLKGIYKLAASTTEGPKSQILASGVSVPWALEAQRILAEDWGVSADVWSVTSWNELRRDGLAAEEEAFLNPGKDARQPFVTKQLEGAQGPVVAVSDYMKAVPDQIRQFIPNEFATLGADGFGFSDTRAAARRFFKNDIHSVVVKTLQLLAAKGEVDGQAPAQAIEKYRLLNVNAGTTGNAGGES, encoded by the coding sequence GTGGCTGCAGGAGAAGATACCTCCCATATCCTCAGCGGGTTGACTAACCAGCTGCCTGATCGTGATCCGGAAGAGACCGCCGAGTGGGTTGAGTCCCTGGATGCGCTGATCAGGGAACAGGGCACGGAGCGTGCCCAATACATCATGCGCAGTCTCCTGCAGCGTGCCGGGGCGCAGAGCGTCGGGGTTCCGATGGTGACCACCACGGACTATGTGAACACGATCCCGGTGGACCAGGAAGCGCAGTTCCCGGGCAACGAGGAGTACGAGCGCCGGTACCGGGCGTACATGCGCTGGAACGCCGCGGTGATGGTGCACCGGGCGCAGCGGCCCGAGATCGGGGTGGGCGGGCACATCTCCACCTACGCCGGCGCCGCGACCCTGTATGAGGTCGGGTTCAACCACTTCTTCCGCGGCAAGGACCACCCCGGCGGCGGGGACCAGGTGTTCTTCCAGGGCCACGCGTCCCCGGGCATGTACGCCCGGGCGTTCATGGAAGGCCGCCTCTCCGAGGAGGACCTGGACGGGTTCCGGCAGGAAAAGTCCAAGGAAGGCCACGCCCTCTCCTCCTACCCGCACCCGCGGCTGATGCCGCACTTCTGGGAGTTCCCGACCGTGTCGATGGGCATCGGCCCGATGAACGCGATCTACCAGGCCCAGTCCAACCGGTACCTGCACAACCGGGGCCTGAAAGACACCGCGGACCAGCAGGTCTGGGCGTTCCTGGGCGACGGCGAAATGGACGAGCCCGAGTCCCGCGGCCTGCTCCAGCTCGCCGCAAACGAGAACCTGGACAACCTGAACTTCGTGATCAACTGCAACCTCCAGCGCCTGGACGGCCCGGTGCGCGGCAACGGCAAGATCATGCAGGAACTCGAGGCGTTCTTCCGCGGCGCGGGCTGGAACGTGATCAAGGTCGTCTGGGGCCGGGAATGGGATGACCTGCTCACCCGCGACGCCGACGGGTCGCTGGTGAAGATCATGAACGAAACCCCCGACGGGGACTACCAGACCTACAAGGCCGAATCCGGCGGGTTCGTCCGCGAACACTTCTTCGGCAAAACCCCGCAGACCAAGGACCTCGTCGCCGACCTCTCCGACGACGAGATCTGGAACCTCAAACGCGGCGGCCACGACTACCGCAAGGTCTACGCCGCGTACAAGGCCGCGACCGAATTCAAGGGCAAACCCACCGTGATCCTGGCCAAAACGGTCAAGGGCTACGGCCTGGGCCCGCACTTCGAAGGCCGCAACGCCACCCACCAGATGAAAAAACTCACCCTGGACGACCTGAAGAAGTTCCGCGACCACCTGCGGATCCCGGTCACGGATGAGCAGCTGGAGAAGGACCCCTACCGGCCGCCGTACTTCCACCCGGGCACGGACGCACCGGAAATCAAGTACCTGCTCGAGCGCCGCGCCGCCCTCGGCGGTTCCGTTCCGGAACGGCGCTCAAAGCACGCGGACATCGAGCTGCCCGAGGCGAAGACCTACGAGGTGGCCAAGCGCGGTTCGGGCAAGCAGCAGGCCGCCACCACCATGGCCTTCGTCCGCCTGCTCAAGGACCTGATGCGGGATAAAAACTTCGGCAAGCACATCGCGCCGATCATCCCGGATGAGGCCCGCACGTTCGGCATGGACGCGTTCTTCCCGACCGCGAAAATCTACAACCCCAAGGGCCAGAACTACCTGTCCGTGGACCGGGACCTCGTCCTGGCCTACAAGGAATCCGCCCAGGGCCAGCTGATCCACCCCGGCATCAACGAAGCCGGCGCCGTGGCAGCCTTCACCGCCGCCGGCACCGCCTACGCCACCCACGGCGTGCCCCTGGTCCCGGTCTACGTGTTCTACTCCATGTTCGGCTTCCAGCGCACCGGCGACGCCTTCTGGGCCGCCGCCGACCAGATGACCCGCGGGTTCATCATCGGCGCCACCGCCGGACGGACCACCCTCACCGGCGAAGGCCTCCAGCACGCCGACGGACACTCCCCGCTGCTGGCCTCCACCAACCCCGCCGTGGTCACCTACGACCCAGCCTACGGCTACGAAATGGGCCACATCGTCCGCGGCGGCCTCGAACGCATGTACGGGCACGACTCGACCGACCGTAACCTGATGTACTACCTCACGGTCTACAACGAACCGATCGTCCAGCCCGCGGAACCGGAGAACCTCGACGTCGAAGGTGTCCTCAAGGGCATCTACAAGCTCGCGGCCTCCACCACCGAAGGCCCCAAGAGCCAGATCCTCGCCTCCGGCGTCTCCGTCCCTTGGGCCCTCGAAGCCCAGCGGATCCTCGCCGAAGACTGGGGCGTCTCCGCCGACGTCTGGTCCGTCACCTCCTGGAACGAACTGCGCCGCGACGGCCTCGCCGCCGAGGAGGAGGCCTTCCTCAACCCCGGCAAGGACGCCCGCCAGCCGTTCGTCACCAAGCAGCTCGAAGGCGCCCAGGGCCCCGTCGTGGCCGTCTCGGACTACATGAAAGCCGTCCCGGACCAGATCCGGCAGTTCATCCCGAACGAGTTCGCCACCCTCGGCGCCGACGGCTTCGGCTTCTCCGACACCCGCGCGGCCGCCCGCCGCTTCTTCAAGAACGACATCCACTCCGTCGTTGTGAAGACCCTGCAGCTGCTCGCGGCCAAGGGCGAGGTTGACGGACAGGCACCCGCGCAGGCGATCGAGAAGTACCGCCTGCTCAACGTGAATGCGGGCACCACGGGCAACGCCGGAGGCGAATCCTAA
- a CDS encoding PucR family transcriptional regulator encodes MPEPSPAPAPRKPSSRTMSPEKTETLKKLRASVGQLSTTTMRQLEKSLPWYSRLSSDERSALGLVAQNGIAAFVTWYERPSSPSWILSDVFGTAPTELTRSISLQKALQLIRIVVEVVEDQVPVIAPEADQPSLREAVLRYSREVAFAAADVYARAAESRGSWDTRLEALIVDAILRGENTDALRSRIAALGWKAQERFTVMVGNSPSEPSASYVSELRRMAGRYAEDALVGIQGDRLILILGGVHDRETAYVKLSEMFAPGPVVYGAEASSLLEASGSAQSAFAGLTAARAWPAAPRPVAADDLLPERVISGDDAARRSLVKNIYRPLLAASNGLVETLGTYLELGHSLEATARELFVHANTVRYRLKRVCDVTGWDPLLPREAFVLQAALVVGRLSTPPKPAVERVAVRNTN; translated from the coding sequence ATGCCCGAGCCGTCCCCTGCCCCTGCACCGCGCAAACCGTCCTCCCGCACCATGTCTCCGGAGAAGACGGAGACCCTGAAAAAGCTCAGGGCCAGCGTCGGCCAGTTGTCCACCACCACCATGCGCCAGCTGGAGAAATCGCTGCCGTGGTACAGCCGGCTCAGTTCGGACGAGCGCTCCGCGCTGGGACTCGTGGCGCAGAACGGCATCGCCGCATTCGTCACTTGGTACGAGCGCCCCAGTTCCCCGTCCTGGATTCTTTCCGACGTTTTCGGTACTGCCCCGACGGAACTGACCCGGTCCATCAGCCTGCAGAAGGCGCTTCAGCTCATCCGGATCGTCGTGGAAGTGGTGGAGGACCAGGTCCCGGTAATCGCTCCCGAAGCGGACCAGCCCTCCCTTCGCGAAGCAGTCCTCCGGTACTCGCGCGAAGTGGCATTTGCCGCCGCCGACGTGTACGCCCGGGCCGCGGAATCCAGGGGATCCTGGGACACGCGGCTCGAAGCCCTGATCGTGGACGCCATCCTGCGCGGCGAAAACACCGACGCGCTGCGTTCCAGGATCGCCGCGCTCGGCTGGAAAGCACAGGAACGCTTCACCGTGATGGTGGGAAACTCGCCGTCGGAACCCAGCGCCAGCTACGTGAGCGAACTGCGGCGCATGGCGGGCCGGTACGCGGAGGATGCCCTCGTGGGGATCCAGGGCGACCGCCTCATCCTGATCCTGGGCGGCGTGCACGACCGGGAGACCGCGTATGTGAAGCTCAGCGAGATGTTCGCGCCCGGTCCGGTGGTTTACGGCGCGGAGGCCAGCTCCCTGCTCGAAGCCAGCGGCTCTGCGCAGTCAGCCTTCGCCGGGCTCACCGCCGCCCGGGCGTGGCCTGCCGCCCCGCGCCCGGTGGCAGCCGACGATCTCCTGCCGGAACGGGTCATTTCCGGGGATGATGCTGCCCGGCGGTCCCTGGTGAAGAACATTTACCGGCCGCTCCTCGCGGCGTCGAATGGGCTGGTGGAAACGCTCGGCACCTATCTGGAGCTGGGGCATTCACTCGAGGCGACAGCGCGTGAACTCTTCGTCCACGCCAACACCGTGCGGTACCGGCTCAAGCGGGTTTGTGACGTGACAGGCTGGGATCCGCTGCTCCCCCGGGAAGCTTTCGTGCTGCAGGCAGCCCTTGTGGTGGGGCGGCTTTCCACTCCCCCGAAGCCCGCCGTCGAGCGTGTTGCCGTGCGGAACACGAACTGA
- a CDS encoding ACP S-malonyltransferase has translation MLAIVCPGQGSQTPGFLAPWLELPSVAGHLASLSEIAGIDLTAHGTTSDEETIKDTAVAQPLIVAAGLVAAKSLFDVELSTLPVILAGHSVGEITASALAGVLTEKEAMTFVRERANSMAAAAAVTPTGMSAVVGGDPAEVLAAIEAAGATPANVNGAGQTVAAGTFEQLKALAENPPAKARVIPLKVAGAFHTSHMAPAVSALEALRPELQPQAPAVPLLSNFDGQEVTAGNAAVDSLIAQVSRPVRWDLCMETLVNRGVTGVIELAPAGTLAGLAKRGMPGVKTVAVKTPDDLSAALALFAELEGQA, from the coding sequence GTGCTTGCAATCGTCTGCCCTGGACAGGGCTCACAGACCCCCGGTTTCCTGGCCCCGTGGCTGGAACTGCCTTCCGTAGCAGGCCATCTGGCCTCCCTGAGCGAAATTGCAGGCATCGACCTCACGGCGCACGGGACCACCTCTGACGAGGAAACCATCAAGGACACTGCCGTCGCGCAGCCGCTGATCGTGGCGGCCGGACTGGTGGCCGCCAAGTCGCTGTTCGACGTCGAACTCAGCACGCTGCCGGTCATCCTGGCCGGACACTCGGTGGGCGAGATCACGGCGTCCGCACTGGCCGGCGTGCTCACCGAAAAGGAAGCCATGACGTTTGTGCGCGAACGCGCCAACAGCATGGCCGCAGCCGCTGCCGTTACCCCCACCGGCATGAGCGCCGTGGTGGGTGGCGACCCCGCCGAGGTCCTCGCCGCCATTGAGGCCGCCGGCGCGACGCCCGCAAACGTCAACGGCGCGGGCCAGACCGTCGCCGCGGGCACCTTCGAACAGCTCAAGGCCCTGGCCGAGAATCCGCCCGCCAAGGCGCGCGTGATTCCGCTGAAGGTCGCCGGCGCATTCCACACCTCGCACATGGCTCCCGCGGTGAGCGCCCTCGAGGCGCTCCGCCCGGAACTGCAGCCGCAGGCACCTGCCGTGCCGCTGCTGTCCAACTTCGACGGCCAGGAGGTCACCGCGGGCAACGCCGCCGTCGACAGCCTGATCGCCCAGGTCTCGCGCCCGGTCCGCTGGGACCTGTGCATGGAGACCCTCGTGAACCGCGGTGTCACCGGCGTGATCGAACTCGCTCCGGCGGGCACCCTGGCCGGACTGGCAAAGCGGGGCATGCCGGGGGTCAAGACCGTTGCTGTCAAAACGCCGGACGACCTGTCCGCGGCCCTTGCACTCTTCGCAGAACTGGAAGGACAGGCATGA
- a CDS encoding beta-ketoacyl-ACP synthase III produces MSTPVLKQTPVNEHTRILGIGAYRPDVLVTNEDVCQWIDSSDEWIRQRTGIVTRHRAPADVSVIDMAEGAAREAMEKAGIEASQLGAVIVSTVTHPYATPSAAASLADRLGATPAPAFDISAACAGYCYGIAQGDALVRSGAANYVLVVGAEKLSDVIDNRERTISFLLGDGAGAVVIGPSDTPGIAPSVWGSDGSKWDAIGMTRSMLDVRDLGMAARRSDSTGDLALLEEAQELYPTLRQDGQTVFRWAVWEMAKVAQQALEAAGVQAEDLVAFIPHQANMRIIDEMVKKLKLPETVTVARDIADAGNTSAASIPLATHRLLQENPALSGGLALQIGFGAGLVFGAQVVVLP; encoded by the coding sequence ATGAGCACGCCGGTACTGAAGCAGACCCCGGTCAACGAGCACACCCGGATCCTGGGCATCGGCGCGTACCGCCCCGACGTCCTGGTCACCAATGAGGACGTGTGCCAGTGGATCGATTCCTCCGATGAGTGGATCCGCCAGCGCACCGGCATCGTCACCCGCCACCGCGCACCCGCCGACGTCAGCGTGATCGACATGGCCGAGGGCGCGGCCCGTGAGGCCATGGAGAAGGCAGGGATCGAGGCATCCCAGCTTGGCGCCGTCATCGTCTCCACGGTGACCCACCCGTACGCCACGCCGTCGGCTGCCGCGAGCCTCGCCGACCGGCTGGGCGCCACGCCTGCCCCCGCCTTCGACATCTCCGCTGCCTGTGCCGGCTACTGCTACGGCATAGCACAGGGCGATGCGCTGGTCCGTTCGGGGGCCGCCAACTACGTCCTCGTAGTGGGCGCCGAAAAGCTCTCCGACGTCATCGACAACCGCGAACGCACCATCTCGTTCCTGCTGGGTGACGGCGCCGGAGCCGTTGTCATCGGCCCGTCGGACACCCCCGGCATCGCTCCCTCGGTGTGGGGTTCGGACGGCAGCAAGTGGGATGCCATCGGCATGACCCGCTCCATGCTGGACGTCCGCGACCTTGGCATGGCGGCACGCCGGTCTGACTCCACCGGTGACCTCGCGCTCCTCGAAGAGGCGCAGGAGCTCTACCCGACCCTCCGCCAGGACGGCCAGACGGTGTTCCGCTGGGCGGTCTGGGAGATGGCCAAGGTGGCCCAGCAGGCGCTGGAAGCCGCCGGCGTCCAGGCCGAGGACCTGGTGGCCTTCATTCCGCACCAGGCCAACATGCGGATCATCGATGAGATGGTAAAGAAGCTCAAGCTGCCCGAGACCGTTACGGTCGCGCGGGACATCGCCGATGCCGGCAACACCTCGGCGGCATCGATCCCCCTGGCGACGCACCGCCTGCTCCAGGAAAACCCCGCACTCAGCGGCGGACTGGCCCTGCAGATTGGCTTCGGCGCCGGACTGGTCTTCGGCGCCCAGGTGGTTGTCCTTCCGTAG
- a CDS encoding acyl carrier protein, with protein MASNEEILAGLAEIVNEETGLAPEAVELDKSFTEDLDIDSISMMTIVVNAEEKFGVRIPDEEVKNLKTVGDAVDFISGAQA; from the coding sequence ATGGCTAGCAACGAAGAAATCCTGGCCGGACTGGCTGAAATCGTCAACGAAGAGACCGGCCTGGCCCCCGAGGCTGTCGAGCTGGACAAGTCCTTCACCGAGGACCTGGACATCGACTCCATCTCCATGATGACCATCGTCGTCAACGCCGAAGAGAAGTTCGGCGTCCGCATCCCCGACGAAGAGGTCAAGAACCTCAAGACCGTCGGCGACGCCGTGGACTTCATCTCCGGCGCCCAGGCGTAA
- the fabF gene encoding beta-ketoacyl-ACP synthase II, which produces MTRKVVITGLGATTPIGGDVPTMWQNALKGVSGARTLEDEWVAKYELPVHFAARCTTPALDVLSRVEAKRMDPSTQFGVIAAREAWADSGITEIDPDRLAVAFATGIGGVWTLLDAWDTLKEKGPRRVLPMTVPMLMPNGVAAAVSLDLGARAGAHTPVSACASGTEAMHLGLDLIRSGKADVVMCGGAEAAIHPMPLAAFSSMQALSRRNDDPEHASRPYDLDRDGFVMGEGAGALVLEAEEHALARGARIYGELAGTSVTADAYHITAPDPEGLGATRALKAAMFDGRIQAEDVVHVNAHATSTPVGDKPEYTALKAALGSHVENVAVSATKSQMGHLLGASGAVEAVLTVLAVHERKAPVTINLENQDPEIPLDVVTSVRALPAGDIVALSNSFGFGGHNAVVAIRSV; this is translated from the coding sequence ATGACACGCAAAGTAGTCATTACAGGTCTGGGTGCCACCACGCCCATCGGCGGCGACGTACCCACTATGTGGCAGAACGCGCTGAAGGGGGTTTCCGGAGCCCGCACCCTCGAGGATGAGTGGGTCGCCAAGTACGAACTGCCGGTCCACTTCGCTGCCCGGTGCACCACGCCCGCCCTTGACGTCCTGTCCCGCGTTGAAGCCAAGCGCATGGACCCCTCAACGCAGTTCGGCGTCATCGCCGCCCGCGAGGCCTGGGCCGACTCCGGCATCACCGAAATCGACCCCGACCGCCTGGCCGTCGCGTTCGCGACCGGCATCGGCGGCGTCTGGACGCTCCTGGACGCGTGGGACACGCTGAAGGAGAAGGGCCCCCGCCGCGTCCTGCCCATGACGGTTCCGATGCTCATGCCCAACGGCGTGGCCGCCGCTGTCAGCCTGGACCTGGGCGCCCGTGCCGGTGCGCACACCCCTGTCTCCGCCTGCGCATCCGGTACGGAAGCCATGCACCTCGGACTGGACCTGATCCGCTCCGGCAAGGCCGACGTCGTGATGTGCGGTGGCGCCGAAGCCGCCATCCACCCGATGCCGCTGGCGGCGTTCTCCTCGATGCAGGCACTCTCCCGCCGCAACGACGATCCCGAGCACGCCTCGCGTCCGTACGACCTTGACCGTGACGGCTTCGTCATGGGCGAAGGCGCCGGCGCGCTGGTGCTTGAAGCCGAGGAGCACGCCCTCGCCCGCGGCGCGCGCATCTACGGCGAACTCGCCGGCACGTCCGTGACCGCCGACGCTTACCACATCACGGCACCGGACCCCGAAGGCCTGGGCGCCACCCGCGCACTCAAGGCAGCCATGTTCGATGGCCGCATCCAGGCGGAGGACGTGGTCCACGTCAACGCCCACGCAACGTCCACGCCGGTCGGTGACAAGCCGGAGTACACGGCCCTGAAGGCAGCGCTCGGCAGCCACGTCGAGAACGTTGCCGTCTCGGCTACCAAGTCGCAGATGGGCCACCTGCTCGGAGCCTCCGGCGCCGTCGAGGCCGTCCTCACCGTCCTGGCGGTGCACGAACGCAAGGCCCCTGTCACGATCAACCTCGAGAACCAGGACCCGGAGATCCCGCTCGACGTCGTGACTTCCGTCCGCGCCCTGCCGGCCGGCGACATCGTTGCGCTCAGCAACTCCTTCGGCTTCGGCGGGCACAACGCCGTCGTTGCCATCCGCAGTGTGTGA
- a CDS encoding DUF3145 domain-containing protein, whose amino-acid sequence MSVAMTRGVLFIHSAPTALCPHVEWAIGSVVDKRTDLEWTPQPAAPGMFRSELSWTGAQGTGAQLASALRGWAHLRFEVTEEPSQGVDGGRWSHTPELGIFHAVTDVHGNIMVSEDRIRYAYEAGAGDPSAVYHELSLALGEAWDEELEPFRHAAEGAPVRWLHQVG is encoded by the coding sequence ATGTCTGTTGCAATGACCCGCGGTGTGCTGTTTATTCACTCGGCCCCTACCGCACTGTGCCCTCATGTTGAGTGGGCCATTGGATCCGTCGTGGACAAGCGAACGGACCTGGAATGGACCCCTCAGCCCGCCGCGCCCGGCATGTTCCGCTCGGAGCTGTCCTGGACCGGCGCGCAGGGGACCGGTGCGCAGCTCGCGTCTGCCCTCCGGGGCTGGGCGCATCTGCGTTTCGAGGTCACCGAAGAACCCAGCCAGGGCGTGGACGGCGGACGCTGGTCCCACACACCTGAACTGGGCATTTTCCATGCCGTGACCGATGTGCACGGCAACATCATGGTGTCCGAGGACCGGATCCGCTACGCCTACGAGGCCGGCGCCGGCGATCCCTCCGCCGTCTACCACGAGCTGTCGCTTGCCCTCGGCGAGGCGTGGGACGAGGAGCTGGAACCCTTCAGGCACGCCGCCGAAGGCGCGCCGGTGCGCTGGCTGCACCAGGTCGGCTGA